A genomic segment from Castor canadensis chromosome 1, mCasCan1.hap1v2, whole genome shotgun sequence encodes:
- the Bdnf gene encoding neurotrophic factor BDNF precursor form isoform X1 produces the protein MSLVNLDLQMTDSNFHQVRRVMTILFLTMVISYFGCMKAAPMKEANIRGQGGLAYPGVRTHGTLESVNGPKAGSRSLTSLADTFEHVIEELLDEDQKVRPNEENSKDADLYTSRVMLSSQVPLEPPLLFLLEEYKNYLDAANMSMRVRRHSDPARRGELSVCDSISEWVTAADKKTAVDMSGGTVTVLEKVPVSKGQLKQYFYETKCNPMGYTKEGCRGIDKRHWNSQCRTTQSYVRALTMDSKKRIGWRFIRIDTSCVCTLTIKRGR, from the coding sequence TTCCACCAGGTGAGAAGAGTGATGACCATCCTTTTCCTTACTATGGTTATTTCATACTTCGGTTGCATGAAGGCTGCCCCCATGAAAGAAGCAAACATCCGAGGACAAGGCGGCTTGGCCTACCCAGGTGTGCGGACCCATGGGACTCTGGAGAGCGTGAATGGGCCCAAGGCAGGTTCACGAAGCCTGACGTCATTGGCTGACACTTTTGAACACGTGATCGAAGAGCTATTGGATGAAGACCAGAAAGTTCGGCCCAATGAAGAAAACAGTAAGGACGCGGACTTGTATACTTCCAGGGTGATGCTCAGTAGTCAAGTGCCTTTGGagcctcctcttctctttctgctgGAGGAATACAAAAATTACCTGGATGCCGCCAACATGTCTATGAGGGTCCGGCGCCACTCTGACCCCGCCCGCCGCGGGGAGCTGAGCGTGTGTGACAGTATTAGTGAGTGGGTGACAGCGGCAGATAAAAAGACTGCTGTGGACATGTCGGGTGGGACCGTCACAGTCCTGGAGAAAGTCCCTGTATCGAAAGGCCAACTGAAGCAATACTTCTACGAGACCAAGTGCAATCCCATGGGTTACACCAAAGAAGGCTGCAGGGGCATAGACAAAAGGCACTGGAACTCCCAATGCCGAACTACCCAGTCGTACGTGCGGGCGCTCACCATGGATAGCAAAAAGAGAATCGGCTGGCGGTTCATACGGATAGACACTTCCTGTGTATGTACATTGACCATTAAAAGGGGAAGATAG
- the Bdnf gene encoding neurotrophic factor BDNF precursor form isoform X2 produces the protein MPHCAQFHQVRRVMTILFLTMVISYFGCMKAAPMKEANIRGQGGLAYPGVRTHGTLESVNGPKAGSRSLTSLADTFEHVIEELLDEDQKVRPNEENSKDADLYTSRVMLSSQVPLEPPLLFLLEEYKNYLDAANMSMRVRRHSDPARRGELSVCDSISEWVTAADKKTAVDMSGGTVTVLEKVPVSKGQLKQYFYETKCNPMGYTKEGCRGIDKRHWNSQCRTTQSYVRALTMDSKKRIGWRFIRIDTSCVCTLTIKRGR, from the coding sequence TTCCACCAGGTGAGAAGAGTGATGACCATCCTTTTCCTTACTATGGTTATTTCATACTTCGGTTGCATGAAGGCTGCCCCCATGAAAGAAGCAAACATCCGAGGACAAGGCGGCTTGGCCTACCCAGGTGTGCGGACCCATGGGACTCTGGAGAGCGTGAATGGGCCCAAGGCAGGTTCACGAAGCCTGACGTCATTGGCTGACACTTTTGAACACGTGATCGAAGAGCTATTGGATGAAGACCAGAAAGTTCGGCCCAATGAAGAAAACAGTAAGGACGCGGACTTGTATACTTCCAGGGTGATGCTCAGTAGTCAAGTGCCTTTGGagcctcctcttctctttctgctgGAGGAATACAAAAATTACCTGGATGCCGCCAACATGTCTATGAGGGTCCGGCGCCACTCTGACCCCGCCCGCCGCGGGGAGCTGAGCGTGTGTGACAGTATTAGTGAGTGGGTGACAGCGGCAGATAAAAAGACTGCTGTGGACATGTCGGGTGGGACCGTCACAGTCCTGGAGAAAGTCCCTGTATCGAAAGGCCAACTGAAGCAATACTTCTACGAGACCAAGTGCAATCCCATGGGTTACACCAAAGAAGGCTGCAGGGGCATAGACAAAAGGCACTGGAACTCCCAATGCCGAACTACCCAGTCGTACGTGCGGGCGCTCACCATGGATAGCAAAAAGAGAATCGGCTGGCGGTTCATACGGATAGACACTTCCTGTGTATGTACATTGACCATTAAAAGGGGAAGATAG
- the Bdnf gene encoding neurotrophic factor BDNF precursor form isoform X3, translating to MFHQVRRVMTILFLTMVISYFGCMKAAPMKEANIRGQGGLAYPGVRTHGTLESVNGPKAGSRSLTSLADTFEHVIEELLDEDQKVRPNEENSKDADLYTSRVMLSSQVPLEPPLLFLLEEYKNYLDAANMSMRVRRHSDPARRGELSVCDSISEWVTAADKKTAVDMSGGTVTVLEKVPVSKGQLKQYFYETKCNPMGYTKEGCRGIDKRHWNSQCRTTQSYVRALTMDSKKRIGWRFIRIDTSCVCTLTIKRGR from the coding sequence TTCCACCAGGTGAGAAGAGTGATGACCATCCTTTTCCTTACTATGGTTATTTCATACTTCGGTTGCATGAAGGCTGCCCCCATGAAAGAAGCAAACATCCGAGGACAAGGCGGCTTGGCCTACCCAGGTGTGCGGACCCATGGGACTCTGGAGAGCGTGAATGGGCCCAAGGCAGGTTCACGAAGCCTGACGTCATTGGCTGACACTTTTGAACACGTGATCGAAGAGCTATTGGATGAAGACCAGAAAGTTCGGCCCAATGAAGAAAACAGTAAGGACGCGGACTTGTATACTTCCAGGGTGATGCTCAGTAGTCAAGTGCCTTTGGagcctcctcttctctttctgctgGAGGAATACAAAAATTACCTGGATGCCGCCAACATGTCTATGAGGGTCCGGCGCCACTCTGACCCCGCCCGCCGCGGGGAGCTGAGCGTGTGTGACAGTATTAGTGAGTGGGTGACAGCGGCAGATAAAAAGACTGCTGTGGACATGTCGGGTGGGACCGTCACAGTCCTGGAGAAAGTCCCTGTATCGAAAGGCCAACTGAAGCAATACTTCTACGAGACCAAGTGCAATCCCATGGGTTACACCAAAGAAGGCTGCAGGGGCATAGACAAAAGGCACTGGAACTCCCAATGCCGAACTACCCAGTCGTACGTGCGGGCGCTCACCATGGATAGCAAAAAGAGAATCGGCTGGCGGTTCATACGGATAGACACTTCCTGTGTATGTACATTGACCATTAAAAGGGGAAGATAG